The Haliaeetus albicilla chromosome 11, bHalAlb1.1, whole genome shotgun sequence sequence AGTGCTTCAAGAAGCTGATTTTTAGTCTTTACAGTATTGTATTGAAGGAAGTTAAATAAACAAACTCACtagatggaaattaaaaatggaacagAGTATTGCATAACAACTTAGAGAAATTACTGACTTTATTTTCTACTAAGTTGCCCATGATATATCATCAGGCCTAAAACTTCTTAATActtgtttcttattttccagTTGTTTCTAAAAGCTCCTGTTAACACTGCTGAATTAACTGATATATTAATACAACAGAATCATATTGGAAGTATTATCAAGGTAAGACAGAATTTACATTTGTAAATGAAGTACAACACTTTTTATGCTGAAATGACGTCACAGACTTTCAGAAGGGGATCCTGTCTTTGTAATTTGTATGCTTTCTTGCTTTGACAATAATTCTTCTATGGGAGCTGGAATTTTCCATGCCTTCTTTCAATCAGACAAggaatttgatttattttttttggttgatttctttttacataTGGAAAGCTGGattttgctctgaattttgGTGTAGTAGAGTAATAATGCTGAAAATGCTATGGAGAAGTTTGTTACCATCACCATAAGAAATAGGACCTTGTGATTTCCATACATTCTCAGGATGTACAGGGATAATAGTCCAAAAATATCCTGCATGCGGTTTCCTTTTGTGCAGAGTTCTTTGGGCCTAGGAAAGGATCCCAAAATGAGTCCTGAACAAGTTCTGCTATGGCAGTGGAGCACTCTGCAGAGGCTCCTGAGTTACTCCTGGCTGTTCAGTACTGTATAGTGCTCAAGATGCCATGGCCTCGTTGCTTTCAAACCCAAACAAGCTGCCCCCATGGCACAGTTGTGCTGTTGTACTGTGTTGCATGGTATCATTGCTATACATTCCCTTTTTGTCCTGCGCCAACAGTTTTCCTGCCCAAGTTTAATACAATCCTTATATTACAACTGCATGACTCCCAGTTCTTTCCCCAAGTTTTTCATTGCAGAGTTTTGTTGAGCTTTTTGTTTCACTCTCTATCAAAGCTGTATTGCTCTGTGGTTTTAAAGACTTTGCAGGTTTATTTCCCTACGttagaaactgaagaaaattggTTTTGCTTAAGATATTGCCACCCCTTGTACCGAGATGCTGCTTATTATATGTGAGCTATCAAATTTTAGTGCCTTTCAAAAGATCCTGCTGTGGAAGATACATGACCTGGCGCTCTATATAGCTGACTCTAAGTACACAGAGACATTCAATGATACAGCACTTTCATAACCGTAACCAGAATTTGTAGGTTGTGTGTTTGTACAGATTACCTAGATGGTTGTCATCTGCTGAGCatcttctggaaagaaaaacatttcttgctGCAGAGAGTGGAAATAGAATGTCAATATGagttgttgctttttctttcattaaatagCAAGCAGAAGTCCAGGAAGACAGTAGTGACgatgatgaagatgatgatgaagtCTTTGGTTTTATAAGCTGCTTAAACTTAACGGAAAGGAAGGTTGGTATTCCTCATTAACATCTAGACAGTAATAAGTGAGGCTGCATCCTGCCTTTCTGCCTTGTATAACAAGCCTAGACCACAGCAGGATTTTAAATTCCACCATGGAGGACTATGGTCTTAAAAGTTGCACATCACTTAGCTTTCTTTTGGATCTAGTCCTGTGTAATTTGCTGAAGGTCAAACATAAAGCAAAGAGTGGAAGAGAGTGTTAAAACTAGGTCTAAGAATTAGTTCCAGGGTAACTTGAGCTGTCAGCCTCTTGTATTTCTTCACTTTCAccttttgcagcttttgagtTTTGCTGTTGAGTTACTGGTGTTGCAGCTCCTAGCTGCATTCCTATCGGTTAAGAGCCTTTGTTTGCCCTCAGCTTCAGGGTTGGTAAATAATCTCAGAGAAATTGTACAGTGCTTTAGGGACTGCTTAAGGAAATTGCCAATAGGTCGGTAGAATATTCCCCTGAAGTCCACATTCAAGGTTTTCTTGTGTAAATAATTGTTCTATAATGTgaagaaaatatactttttgATTCTAGGGTACACAGTGTGCTGAACAAATCAAAGAACTGATTCTAAGTCGGTGTGAGAAGAGCTGCGAACAGCATGTAGTTGAACAACTGAATAAACTCCTAAATGACAGTACTAAGCCTGTGGGTCTTCTGCTCAGTGAAAGATTCATTAACGTACCACCGCAGATTGCTCTGCCGATGCACCAGCAGCTTCAGTaagtttgtttgggttttttttgacaggATGTTgaatagtattttttcttcatatgttTTTGGAAATCTTATGTATATAGAACTATGTTAAGACAGGTGATACTATAGGTGTGGgacatgaacagaaaaaattattttaatcttgtGTAAGATCTTTAgttgattttttaatattttaatacctTTAGGCTTTTCAAACTCTATACTTAAAGatacaggaaataatttaagaatatGTGCTGTTCTATTGCAGAAATAGCTGCATGTATATTGTAGTTTATCTTTGTATTGCAGATTATTTTCATCTTGatctttgaaaatttaaaaatgagaacttTTTGTAGCATTCTGATAATGAGCAACTTGGATGTTTCTGCTCTTGTGTTAATGTCTGGCTCTGGAATGGAAGATTTGGATTGAGGGACAGGCTTACAAGGTTGGATGAGTTCTGGCCCATGAAAACCATATGCAGTGTTTTGATTAGTTTCAAGTAAATGAGTAAAGCAGGTTAGGTGCTGGTTGATCTCTACCAGTGCATGGATTTATATCATAGGCTGGGTGACAGTACATAAATAAATCCACTGAGATGCAGCATTACATTGTTTTAGTGCTGTGTTGAAAACCAGGAAATTATGTTGGTTAAGGAACTCCAGTAATCAAacgaagattttttttttttttttcttcttttctttcatgcGAGGTGAGAGTAGAAGTCAGGTTAAATTGACTGCTATCATAGCTcatttaaacaataaaatagACCTTTAAGGAATTACTACCTtgatatgaaagaaaacatgtagaTAGGGTTGGTCAGGAAAGtttttagagaaagaaataaggTGCTTGATGGCTTAGCTTTGAGGTTTACCACTAGTACAGCACTTGTCACAACTGAAATTGAGATCTCAGCCTCTTTGTCTTAAAGGTTTTGGAGAGTTGCAGTGACAACATGTTTAACACAAGGGTGGGCAAGAGTATTTTCTGGCTCTTCAGTTATAGTTCCTCATGGAAGTGGTAGTGTAATGCATTTTCAGGAGAATTGCACTTAGAATCATTTCACAGACTCTCTACCATAAACAAGATTCTGGGAAAAAAGGGTTATATTGTGAGATGTGGAAAGACAtccatatttttattgttttaaagtgcaaatagtatttttaagtACTAGGAATGCGCatgcaaaattttattttctgagacGCTCAGAATAGGCTGCAATATGAATATCCTTTTGATACTAACACATTATAAGGTTTACTTACACACTTTTTGAGGGTTTAAATTGTGTATGTAAACGTACTTTTAAATTGTATCTGTACACGTTTATTTATCTTTAGGAAAGAGTTGACTGAAGCACAGAGAACAAACAAACCTTGTGGAAAGTGCCACTACTATCTTCTTATCAGCAAGACCTTTACAGAAGCTACAAAGAGCAATTCtaagaggagggaagggagaaatcAGCAGAAGGAGGAATTAATGTTTGCAAATGCAGAGGAAGAATTCTTTTATGAGGTAACATATGtgatgcttttaatttaaaatgtttatttttctttacatatcAGCAAAAAAGGTGTTTCACCTTAAATTCAAGGGGGGCTTTTAATAAGATATGGTCAcatatcttttaaattaaatccagCTTTTTTTAGAGTAGTGTTGAGAGTTGAGCAAGCAACCTATTTTTATGTATTGAACACAACACCTTTTGTATTTAGAGAATTGTGGAGAGGTGTGCCATCCCTAAGTccaaattattaaattaatccTCTGTATTGGCATGAATTTACTAATATGTTATTTGTATAAGGTCACAATTAATCTGACTATAAGATGGTATGGCATAGACCACCTGTGGCAGCGTTACTACCTGATAGGGCCTCCAGTGCTATGAGGATAATGGAAAAATTCAAAGAATACCTGAAATAAGCAGAGACTTTAGGGGAAAGGTGAGGTATTACTTTGTCTTGAGGCCAGTGTCTTGGCCTCAAAGAATTAACAAACTTCATCTCTTTACTCATATAGCAATGCTGAAGAGATTGAATTGAATGTAATAATTGTCAGACTTGTTGAAATACTGTGAATGGAATGTCCACATTTTTAGGACGAACAAGTGGTAATAAATCTGGATGTTGAATTTAGCAGCATGTCCCAGGACTTCTGAGTTTACGAAAGTTTGAAATTCCTTTTGTTTGGGGAACAGTGCAGTTGTCTTCTTTAATCTGAATAATAAGAAATGTGACAGACTTGTTAAATTGCTGTGTCAGCTGAACAGGGAAGACTGACTGTGGGTGTGTGAATTGCAGGAAGTGCAGGTTAGCTTGAATATCTGTCAGTAAGATTCAAGCTGATGTGATTTACATTGCAAACATTTAAGAGTGGCAGCTCAAACTACAGGTAGTAACTTGCAAGGGTGCTCTACCTTAATCATGTGTCACATCTTTAAGGACTTGGAagaataagattaaaaaaaagcgAGGAATCTCTCTTGTTACAGTCTTGATCAGCATCTGCAATGCATGTTAATGCTTAAATACACAgatctcttttccttccctctacATAGTTAGTCCtgtgtcagaaaaaaacagctgttGAGGCTTTATTTGGATTTGGtaatgcagttaaatgcatTTCTCTTGAGATCTCTTCCCAAGAAACTTAACAGATGCAAAGCTCTGCATTTGTGTCATTGTTGGTTATATGTGGAAAGCTGatttatctgtttcttttcGGATACCTGTTACTTTCAAAAAATGCTCAGAATAAAAAACTTTTGAAGATCCAAACAACTAGCTatcactttgcttttctgtctctATTCTACTCAGGACAGGTGTATTAATAAAAAGTGCTAAAACACTGagatgaaaatattatttcctaTTTCCTAAGGCAATCTGTCTACACAATTCTGCTGTTCCCAAGCCAGATCAGGCAAGGGGAAGATgcaggaaattaaatttaaaatgtactttgaaatgcaaagaagttttcattgttctttattttttttcaaaggtttaaaaatattattctacAATATTATTGCTTTGTCAGGAGactattatttttcatttctggcaGTGCCTACAGGATAAAGTACTTGCACATGCATCATATGGTTAATGGCAAAGGTTCCTGTATGTAATCATTCATGACATTGTCTGTTAGAGCCTATGATATGACTGGAACTTTATTtcttgggaagaagaaaaatataagtGGGTGAATTCATTGTTGGCTATAGGGAATACTGTTGTAGCCTCTATGCAGTAACAgtttgggattttctttttgtgttccTGCCATAGCAGCTTTACCAACTGAACTTGAACTCTATGTAAACATGTTACTGAAAAACTGAAGGGGAGAAGCCTGTGATGCCCATGTGTCCATGGGTGTTATGTTCTAGAAGGcctattttgtattttatcttggttttgttattttgagTGGCATTTTAAAGACTAATTGTGTGCTTTTATCTAAATTGCAATAATTTTCAACTCAAGTGAATAGATTCAAACTgaacatgcttttcttttcaacagTCTTCCTAGTGTTtttaacaaattcattttaaacattATGGAGGATATTAGATTAAGTGGGTCTCTGTACTTAATAATGTATATGCGTTAAATTAGTGTTGGACTGTATATCCTCCCTGATTACATATAACATTAATTAGATTGCCATAAAATAGTATTAAATGCAGTGAGGCGGACACTTAGAGCCCTATAAAACAGAGAGAAGCCTTTTTGCAGTTGTCAGTTCCCTGTGCTTTATTCTGTTCCTTAAAATGTTATTGAGGGAGTAGAAGAAAAGCTCTGTTATAAGCCGACTTGGAATTGATTAAAGGTTTAGGGCCTCCATTGCTCAAATTGTTTGTTCTTGCACAAAGCCACCCAAATTATATGATGGTTCttccaaaattaaatttacaACCTTGAGATACTGTTAGTAAATAGCAAGCCTAAAAGGAGGCTGGATCTTAACTTTCCTTGCAAAGGGAAGAGGTTAGATGAGTTTTTCTGCTTAGGAGTTGAGTTGATACTTTTTAATCTGACTCGTGTGGGAACTAGGAACATTTGTTAGGTTTAAGTTTTTCTTATCCATCAGGCATTTTGTCTAGGAAAGCTAATAAATAGGGACTGTTCTATCTGTGTGCCGTATAtatcactgaaaagaaataatacacGTTATGGATACCTACCTATTTGAAGAAGCATCCTTTATCAGTGTGTCTTTCAGTGGCTCCAGCCATCTAGAGACTTTCCAAGAGCTTTTTGAAATTCTGCTCAGAATTCATATTAGTGCCCATCCccttaatatttaatttctacTGGCAGTGTGAAAGAGGGGATTACTGTATGGCATATTCTTACAGATACGTTAATTTTTAGGACTCTGAGCAGTTTTAGAGTTGGCCATGAgaagagcagagcctgttcaTTGCTACAGGCCTGCCACATGTTGCCTACACCAAGCTATCATCTTTAATGCAGGCTCTCTTCTACTTGCACTCTTCTCGCTGTTCCTTTTACCTGGGTTTTGGCTGATCTGCTAATTCTCATAATTACACAGCTAATGGTTTGCTCTTGTTCTGGGGTTGAAAGTCTGTTAAGAACCTGATATTCCTGTTACTGGTCAAGGATCCCTGCCAGTTGGCACAATAGCTTCTGAGGGTTGGCATTTCTTGATGTGATAACATGGAATGAAATGCTGTCTTAGAACCATCTAAAATGAGGCACACTAAGCATATAAagggggcatttttttttttttctcctcttagGTCTTTTTTCTGATACCAAACTATAAAGATAGCAATCGTTTTAGAGTTTAATATGAATGATATAAATTCTGTGAAAAGCAAATAGTTTGAAACACTTAATAGTGGATTCTCTTCTAGGTTTTTTTGGTGGACCTTttgagagggaagaaaataacttcTTCATAAGCATGTGCATAATAGAGTCGTTTTTACTTTGTTTAGATGATGTAATATCTTCATGCTAATTAAAAATTTTTGTCctaatgcatttatttctgttgtttagaAAGCCCTTCTGAAGTTCAGCTACTCTGTGCAAGAGGAAAGTGACACCTGTTTGGGCGGCAAATGGTCCTTTGATGATGTACCAATGAAACCTTCACGGACTGTTATGATAGTTCCAGCTGATGGAATTAATGTAATTATGGATAAACTCAAAGATTATCTCTCACTCTGAACTTTCCTATAAACACCATTTTTTATAAAGCAGCCATGCAGAACTCTGATTTCACAATGTTTTCAGAAGACTGCTATTGAGTTAATGGTTTTGTACTGCTCAAATGCTTCCTCTGTACACTTAGAAGACAAGTAGGTGGtacaattaaaaatatccatcaatttaatatttttaaatattttatcttacAATGCTTTGGTATCATCATTAAGCAGTCAATAAAACCCCAATGTTACAAGAAAACTTGAAGATCTGCTcaatatgtttttaaacaaatctaaATCGTATATTTTTGTTACTAAATAATGCATGCAATTCCTTTTGTTGAGAaaagtgctttttctgtgtttcttctgttaAATATGTGTGTGTCAAAAGTTTGAAATAATTACATGGGTTAAGATGGGGATGTATATTGCATATACcgcttttatttatatttgtccAATATATATGATAGTTCAGTCTAAAATCACTGAATAATACATCTTTGTTCAGTGGGACTTTGgggaaatttttcattttctttgttgtcATTGTTagttttctgttcctccttCATGGTTGAAACAGGTGACAAGTGATTGATCACTTCCTGCAGAATATCCTTACTTTCACTAGGAGGGAGATTGCTAAAATAATACTGAGGTACCAGCTCCACGAATCTGGTGaggaaagaagacaaaacattattattttttttaattgaattttgaaatgtttgagTAGCTATTTGCAGGCTTGTACAAAAGACATCAGCAACATGCTGATGCATAAAGCTACAAAGTTGGTATTTCaactcaaaaccaaaactctGCAAGATGCAGTAGTAGTTTGTGCTTTCAGTAGACTTGCACTTAATGTACTCAGTCTACACTTCAGGTGATTGTCGTTCAGTTCTCAATGCTGCAGATCACAtgaaatagtaatttttctGGATTTGAACTTATTTTGGGTTcaataaaattatgaaaaagcCTTTCTTATAAACATTGGAAATAGAAGAGATAGGACAGTGAAATGTATATTCTCGTTGTAAAGAGATTTTTGCAGAAGGAAGACTGTAGTCTTTTCTTGAATCCATAAACAGTTGGTATGGGATGATTTAGCTGGCTGGGTACATAAAACATGTCGAGAAAAAGATTTGCTGGAAAATAGCTTTTCAGGGAACAAAGAAATTTCCAGCTAGATTAATCTATGAGTACCTTGCTGTGTTAActcttccttgatttttttttctgtatattgtACTTTGTAAGGAACTTTTGCAACTTGTAAGGTGTTTTTTCAATGGATGAATTGATTACAGTTGCAGCAGCAGACATTGAGACTTACTTCATTACCTGAACAGATCAGCACacattaggaaataaaaaaggctgACTTAAATGGTGTTTTCGTTTGCATGAAAAGAATAGTAAGGGTGGGAGATCACAgttcttcccttttttaataGTTCTGAGCTCTAATGCAGTGAGTGTTTTGAACGAAAATGAAGACATCAAGCAAAGCTACACACAGTGACAGAACAATACTGgcaacaaagaaata is a genomic window containing:
- the BCCIP gene encoding BRCA2 and CDKN1A-interacting protein, which codes for MATPAKRRARPQPQPAQEERGSEPESGESDSEEEEEEEEEEERIDEEVNIEFEAHSISDNDFNGIKKLLQQLFLKAPVNTAELTDILIQQNHIGSIIKQAEVQEDSSDDDEDDDEVFGFISCLNLTERKGTQCAEQIKELILSRCEKSCEQHVVEQLNKLLNDSTKPVGLLLSERFINVPPQIALPMHQQLQKELTEAQRTNKPCGKCHYYLLISKTFTEATKSNSKRREGRNQQKEELMFANAEEEFFYEKALLKFSYSVQEESDTCLGGKWSFDDVPMKPSRTVMIVPADGINVIMDKLKDYLSL